From a single Maylandia zebra isolate NMK-2024a linkage group LG3, Mzebra_GT3a, whole genome shotgun sequence genomic region:
- the LOC101482503 gene encoding interferon-induced very large GTPase 1 → MENNDEDLVVELYCEEVNDPPSAPSSACRHDCQQIVAGDTCRDVKTTVFNISSELVYQHLDTPAGDSENYTVITCREEETEQDSIDMKSSESNNLKTEEEKSSHAPEDMKDQIKVKHLESLLEELGLKQYYRGKLSLSRILEIGMRTTTDEPAKCKSDLPWYFLKKLMMFNVTARNVKCTLQCESNSDDESGSKKFSLKSLVCSPNTDDMVNPLDVITALFLCSDGFLQQEMALKMSMCQFSVPLLLPNCDTGQCTLMLWAMRDIVKKYRPQSLSQSKGFIEERIVLSELPMVSFVRLGECSLSKSEILNKLLSNSQQYHDTFVHHNMECGDSPRRISNGLTEITWYLPGGNKNIDIFSQPVAVANLRGEIASFETQYSFLCQTSAAVFVFFDHLDSESESVINLLKSQNHKAQIFLVGNYESKRFNLDALEKVASELGLNKNNIIIKTKQKNDANFVKDLKKTVSNVVEKSEVKMKIEEMVDVAHELGILVDEDSPECQTAKENAKTITAGIQDIYKYKEDELPRQGQIWKTLTSLEKEEFRLRHVGSKNVENYKSDLQKQKEELRQKQNSYEISTAMTNFITGISSPGTERFYFLKWMRMNLDNVSRIKLCELREKYKEKSKNSENKEEIKEIDKQISNSSLGIEHFFREMGQIYEASLSLPKTDPSRQQLHHLPKLCAELLLDGFPLELVDGDASNIPLRWVSDVLSQLSDLVSPKKKGKKRKILVVTVLGVQSTGKSTLLNTMFGVQFAVSSGRCTRGAFMLLIKINENFKNILKCDFLVIIDTEGLKSPELAQLDNSYEHDNELATLVVGLSDVTIVNIAMENLIEMKDILQIVVHAFLRMKEVGKKPKCQFVHQNVSDVSAHEKNLRDRKLLLDQLNEMTQAAAKMEKKEENKSFTDVMEYSPDTGNWYIPGLWNGNPPMAPVNAGYSEAVYELKKNIIQLLRNCESSANNIMEFKEWVKSLWNAVKHENFIFSFRNSLVADAYMKLCTEFNKWEWEFRKDMYTWVRNAETKIHNFGTIAAKSETSDMREFLRSLKSEASKVLSAWETKILDNLTQYFEQTEGHVYLVEGYKEEFSNSAKVLRREIETGAMYQLEAAAGIRQGMTEIDQIKDNHRKAIEKEVRALIDKCRKKKVQMTDAELDKEFEKMWKETLEKLSFSEQKTSNVTDRVSYCLRENLKHRGGRANELLSEKSLKSCGNESFKYTAEGWFNKFKHTANKLLARQDHIMAAQHLADRIIDICTEFVNKRVKSKNNYHDTYIQEILHMIDVTLQNNQDVKINTEFEVSLKQHICGFAAREFQKMHEDFLEENDPYRCLIKNKERFHEDFKDVFHERDQCQKKAEEFTNRCLKPAVEDFVNRSLGPDIIDEMRKLEQFSTRMSFQYSILLDLLSKDDFQNYVSYIRSYEKYVKTWILEQIKKRFSNESTVFEFEERHLRSCIDSINSAIEKAKTRERDDFKAFVEDICKELGDKLVISQDALGAFMILNNADKEQFAGCLTTSVSDLEKALRNESKVSTFEMKLQHLCVEPQDELFKQLIGCGKQCPFCAAPCEAGGKAHTEHFVSLHRPQGLGRYRNSATGILVTELCSSDVKSQKTFSCSETKYVPHPYKDYKHIFKDWKIQPDESLEASDYWKYVMTKYNNRFAKEYQAVPAVIPEAWKKINKEQAEKSLKESFYIK, encoded by the exons ATG gaaaacaatgaTGAAGATTTAGTTGTTGAGCTATACTGTGAGGAAGTAAACGACCCTCCGTCAGCACCATCTTCTGCCTGCAGACATGACTGTCAGCAGATTGTTGCAGGAG ATACTTGTCGTGATGTAAAGACAACAGTGTTCAATATCAGCAGTGAGTTAGTGTATCAGCATTTGGACACTCCTGCTGGTGACAGTGAGAACTACACAGTGATTACATGCAGAGAGGAAGAAACTGAGCAAGATTCGATAGACATGAAGAGCTCAGAGTCCAACAACCTgaaaacagaggaagaaaagtCCAGCCATGCTCCTGAAGACATGAAGGATCAAATTAAAG TGAAACATCTGGAGAGCTTATTGGAAGAACTGGGCTTGAAGCAGTACTACAGAGGGAAGCTATCGCTCAGCAGAATACTTGAGATTGGCATGAGGACCACCACTGATGAACCTGCCAAGTGTAAATCTGACCTACCATGGTATTTTCTAAAGAAACTAATGATGTTTAATGTCACTGCTAGGAATGTGAAATGCACATTACAGTGTGAGTCAAACAGTGATGATGAATCAGGGAGTAAAAAGTTCAGTCTTAAAAGTCTGGTCTGCAGTCCAAACACAGATGACATGGTGAACCCCCTCGACGTAATCACTGCTCTCTTTCTGTGTTCTGATGGTTTTCTACAGCAGGAAATGGCACTAAAAATGTCCATGTGTCAGTTctctgttcctctgctgcttccCAATTGTGACACAGGACAGTGCACACTCATGCTGTGGGCCATGAGagacattgttaaaaagtacaGACCTCAGTCTCTTTCACAGTCAAAGGGCTTCATTGAAGAAAGAATCGTTCTCTCTGAACTTCCAATGGTCTCTTTTGTCAGACTGGGTGAGTGCTCTTTGTCCAAGTCAGAGATTCTCAATAAACTTCTGAGCAATTCGCAGCAGTACCACGACACCTTTGTTCACCACAACATGGAGTGTGGTGACAGTCCAAGAAGAATTTCCAATGGACTGACTGAAATTACTTGGTATCTTCCTGgtggaaacaaaaacattgaTATTTTCAGTCAGCCAGTGGCAGTAGCTAACCTTCGTGGGGAGATTGCTTCATTTGAAACACAATACTCCTTTTTGTGTCAGACATCTGCAGCAGTTTTTGTCTTCTTTGACCATTTGGAttctgagtctgagtctgtgaTCAATCTGCTTAAAAGCCAAAACCACAAAGCACAGATCTTCTTGGTCGGCAACTATGAGAGCAAGCGCTTCAATTTAGATGCTTTAGAAAAAGTGGCATCTGAGTTGGgcttgaataaaaacaacatcattATTAAGACAAAGCAGAAAAATGACGCAAATTTTGTAAAAGATTTGAAGAAAACAGTTAGTAATGTGGTTGAGAAATCAGAGGTGAAGATGAAAATAGAGGAGATGGTGGACGTTGCTCATGAACTGGGAATACTGGTTGATGAAGACTCTCCAGAGTGCCAGACtgcaaaagaaaatgcaaaaaccATCACGGCAGGAATTCAAGACATTtataaatacaaagaagatGAGCTTCCCCGACAAGGACAAATATGGAAAACATTGACCTCGTTAGAGAAGGAAGAGTTTCGACTTCGACATGTTGGATCTAAAAATGTAGAAAATTACAAAAGTGATCttcagaaacagaaagaagaacTGCGGCAAAAACAGAACTCTTATGAGATATCAACAGCTATGACAAACTTCATCACAGGGATATCAAGCCCAGGAACAGAGAGGTTTTATTTCCTGAAATGGATGAGAATGAACCTCGATAATGTGTCTCGTATAAAACTGTGTGAACTCAGggagaaatataaagaaaaaagcaaGAACTCTGAGAACAAAGAGGAGATCAAAGAAATTGATAAACAAATTTCCAACAGCTCACTGGGGATTGAACACTTCTTCCGTGAAATGGGTCAGATCTATGAAGCTTCACTGTCTCTCCCCAAAACAGACCCATCACGTCAACAGTTGCACCATCTGCCCAAACTGTGTGCAGAGTTGTTGCTTGATGGATTTCCTCTTGAGCTCGTAGATGGAGATGCATCCAACATCCCTCTCAGATGGGTGAGTGATGTTCTCTCTCAGCTCAGTGACCTGGTGTCtccaaagaaaaaaggaaagaagaggaagataTTGGTAGTCACAGTTCTTGGAGTTCAGAGCACAGGAAAGTCCACTCTCCTTAACACCATGTTTGGAGTGCAGTTTGCAGTCAGCAGTGGTCGATGTACTCGAGGTGCCTTTATGTTGCTCATCAAAATcaatgaaaacttcaaaaacaTCCTAAAATGTGACTTCTTGGTGATCATTGACACTGAGGGCTTAAAGTCACCAGAACTTGCACAACTGGACAACAGCTATGAGCACGACAATGAACTTGCTACACTTGTTGTGGGGCTGAGTGATGTCACCATAGTCAACATTGCAATGGAGAATTTAATTGAAATGAAAGACATCCTACAAATAGTTGTGCATGCTTTTCTCAGGATGAAGGAGGTGGGCAAAAAGCCTAAATGTCAGTTTGTTCACCAGAATGTGTCGGATGTTTCAGCCCATGAGAAGAACTTACGAGACAGGAAACTGCTCCTGGATCAGTTGAATGAGATGACTCAGGCAGCAGCcaaaatggaaaagaaagaggagaacAAGAGCTTCACTGATGTGATGGAGTACAGTCCAGACACTGGGAACTGGTACATTCCTGGACTGTGGAATGGAAACCCACCAATGGCACCAGTTAATGCAGGATACAGTGAGGCTGTATATGAGCTCAAGAAAAACATCATCCAACTATTGAGAAACTGTGAGTCATCTGCTAATAATATCATGGAGTTTAAAGAGTGGGTGAAAAGCCTGTGGAATGCAGTAAAGCATGAAAACTTCATCTTCAGCTTCAGAAACAGCCTCGTAGCTGATGCATACATGAAGCTCTGCACAGAGTTCAACAAATGGGAGTGGGAGTTCAGAAAAGACATGTACACCTGGGTAAGAAATGCAGAAACTAAAATTCACAATTTTGGTACCATTGCAGCAAAATCTGAAACATCTGACATGAGAGAATTTCTCAGATCTTTGAAAAGTGAAGCCTCCAAAGTGCTGTCTGCATGGGAGACAAAGATTCTGGACAATCTGACACAATATTTCGAGCAAACAGAGGGTCATGTGTATCTGGTTGAAGGATACAAAGAGGAGTTCTCAAACAGTGCAAAGGTCCTTCGTCGTGAAATAGAAACTGGTGCAAtgtatcagcttgaagcagcagcaggaatCAGACAGGGAATGACAGAAATTGATCAAATCAAAGACAATCATAGAAAAGCGATTGAAAAAGAAGTGCGTGCATTAATTGATAAATGTCGAAAGAAAAAAGTCCAAATGACAGACGCAGAGTTGGACAAAGAGTTTGAGaagatgtggaaggaaactTTAGAAAAACTGTCTTTCTCTGAACAAAAAACCTCGAATGTCACAGACAGAGTGTCCTATTGTCTGAGAGAAAATCTGAAACACAGGGGGGGGCGTGCAAATGAGTTATTAAGTGAAAAGAGTCTGAAAAGTTGTGGAAACGAGTCATTCAAATATACAGCTGAAGGATGGTTCAACAAATttaaacacacagcaaacaAGTTACTTGCCCGTCAGGATCACATAATGGCTGCACAACATCTGGCTGACAGAATTATAGACATTTGCACAGAGTTTGTGAATAAACGagtgaaaagcaaaaacaattaCCATGACACTTACATCCAGGAGATCCTCCACATGATTGATGTGACTCTCCAAAACAATCAAGATGTCAAGATAAATACTGAGTTTGAAGTTTCTCTAAAACAGCACATCTGTGGATTTGCAGCCAGAGAGTTTCAGAAAATGCACGAAGATTTCTTAGAAGAAAATGATCCGTACAGATGTCTGATTAAAAACAAGGAAAGGTTTCATGAGGACTTCAAAGATGTGTTTCATGAACGAGACCAGTGTCAGAAGAAGGCAGAAGAATTCACAAATCGATGTTTGAAGCCTGCTGTTGAAGACTTTGTTAATCGCTCCCTGGGTCCTGATATCATTGATGAAATGAGGAAACTCGAGCAGTTCAGCACAAGAATGTCCTTCCAGTATTCAATTTTACTGGATTTGCTCTCCAAGGATGATTTTCAAAACTATGTGAGCTACATTCGCTCATATGAGAAGTATGTAAAGACATGGATACTTGAACAGATAAAGAAGCGCTTCTCAAATGAGTCGACAGTTTTTGAGTTTGAGGAGCGACATTTACGGTCATGTATTGACAGCATAAATTCTGCCATTGAAAAGGCCAAAACCAGAGAGCGTGATGACTTCAAGGCTTTTGTTGAAGACATTTGTAAAGAACTTGGTGATAAACTGGTCATTTCCCAGGATGCTCTTGGTGCTTTCATGATACTGAACAATGCTGACAAGGAACAGTTTGCTGGCTGTCTCACAACATCTGTGAGTGACTTAGAAAAAGCTCTTAGAAATGAGTCTAAAGTTTCTACCTTTGAAATGAAACTACAACATCTCTGTGTAGAGCCTCAGGATGAGCTTTTCAAGCAGCTGATTGGTTGTGGCAAACAGTGTCCATTCTGTGCAGCTCCCTgtgaggcaggaggaaaagccCATACTGAGCACTTTGTTTCACTGCATAGGCCACAGGGTCTGGGTAGATACAGGAACTCTGCAACAGGTATACTTGTCACTGAGTTATGCTCGTCCGAtgtgaaaagtcaaaaaacatttaGCTGCAGTGAAACAAAATATGTACCGCACCCTTATAAGgattacaaacacatttttaaagactGGAAAATTCAACCAGACGAGAGCCTGGAGGCATCAGACTACTGGAAATATGttatgacaaaatacaacaatagaTTTGCCAAAGAATATCAAGCAGTACCTGCTGTCATTCCAGAagcttggaaaaaaataaacaaagaacagGCAGAAAAAAGTCTCAAAGAATCATTTTACATCAAGTAA
- the nit1 gene encoding deaminated glutathione amidase isoform X1 has protein sequence MLTLRCVLGSSAKFLVSFPALRHNTRLQNSMSGSLRPLAAVCQVTATPDKEANFSACKQLVEEAKQRGASMVFLPEGFDYIGSSREETLALSESLAGDTISRYTQLARKLELWLSLGGFHERGHDWEADRRIYNSHVIINDRGDIVSVYRKSHLFDVELPEKGVSLKESAFTIPGPSLVAPVQTPIGKVGLGICYDLRFPELSVALQRHGAEILTYPSAFTVATGAAHWEVLLRARAIETQCFVLAAAQVGRHHEKRSSYGHALAVDPWGEVLGDCGEEKPGLVLVEVDLGKVRSTRRNMPVQQHCRDNAFYRSLPQT, from the exons ATGTTGACGCTCAGGTGCGTTTTGGGATCATCTGCAAAGTTTCTGGTCTCGTTCCCAGCTTTGAGGCACAACACCAGGCTGCAAAACAG CATGTCTGGCTCACTTCGCCCGCTGGCCGCTGTCTGTCAGGTGACAGCCACCCCTGACAAAGAGGCCAACTTCTCTGCCTGCAAACAGCTGGTGGAGGAAGCCAAGCAGCGAGGGGCCAGCATGGTCTTCCTGCCTGAGGGCTTTGACTACATTGGATCCAGCAGAGAGGAGACGCTGGCGCTGTCAGAGAGCCTGGCAGGAGACACGATCTCCAGATACACTCAGCTGGCCAG GAAGTTGGAGTTGTGGTTGTCTCTTGGAGGATTTCATGAGAGGGGACACGACTGGGAGGCTGACCGACGGATCTACAACAGTCACGTCATAATTAACGATAGAG GTGACATCGTTTCAGTCTACAGGAAGTCCCACTTGTTCGATGTGGAGCTGCCAGAAAAAGGCGTGTCCCTCAAAGAAAGCGCTTTCACCATTCCTGGACCCTCCCTCGTGGCCCCGGTCCAGACTCCAATCGGAAAG GTGGGCTTGGGCATCTGCTACGATCTAAGATTTCCTGAGTTGTCGGTCGCCCTGCAGAGACACGGGGCTGAGATCCTGACATACCCGTCAGCCTTTACTGTAGCCACAGGAGCTGCTCACTGGGAG GTGTTACTACGTGCCCGGGCAATTGAGACCCAGTGCTTCGTCCTGGCAGCGGCACAAGTTGGACGCCACCACGAGAAGCGCTCGTCATACGGACACGCCCTGGCCGTGGACCCCTGGGGCGAGGTGCTGGGTGACTGCGGGGAGGAGAAGCCAGGTTTGGTGCTTGTGGAGGTGGACCTGGGGAAAGTTAGAAGCACAAGGAGGAACATGCCGGTccagcagcactgcagagaCAATGCCTTCTACCGCAGCCTGCCTCAAACCTGA
- the nit1 gene encoding deaminated glutathione amidase isoform X2: MSGSLRPLAAVCQVTATPDKEANFSACKQLVEEAKQRGASMVFLPEGFDYIGSSREETLALSESLAGDTISRYTQLARKLELWLSLGGFHERGHDWEADRRIYNSHVIINDRGDIVSVYRKSHLFDVELPEKGVSLKESAFTIPGPSLVAPVQTPIGKVGLGICYDLRFPELSVALQRHGAEILTYPSAFTVATGAAHWEVLLRARAIETQCFVLAAAQVGRHHEKRSSYGHALAVDPWGEVLGDCGEEKPGLVLVEVDLGKVRSTRRNMPVQQHCRDNAFYRSLPQT, encoded by the exons ATGTCTGGCTCACTTCGCCCGCTGGCCGCTGTCTGTCAGGTGACAGCCACCCCTGACAAAGAGGCCAACTTCTCTGCCTGCAAACAGCTGGTGGAGGAAGCCAAGCAGCGAGGGGCCAGCATGGTCTTCCTGCCTGAGGGCTTTGACTACATTGGATCCAGCAGAGAGGAGACGCTGGCGCTGTCAGAGAGCCTGGCAGGAGACACGATCTCCAGATACACTCAGCTGGCCAG GAAGTTGGAGTTGTGGTTGTCTCTTGGAGGATTTCATGAGAGGGGACACGACTGGGAGGCTGACCGACGGATCTACAACAGTCACGTCATAATTAACGATAGAG GTGACATCGTTTCAGTCTACAGGAAGTCCCACTTGTTCGATGTGGAGCTGCCAGAAAAAGGCGTGTCCCTCAAAGAAAGCGCTTTCACCATTCCTGGACCCTCCCTCGTGGCCCCGGTCCAGACTCCAATCGGAAAG GTGGGCTTGGGCATCTGCTACGATCTAAGATTTCCTGAGTTGTCGGTCGCCCTGCAGAGACACGGGGCTGAGATCCTGACATACCCGTCAGCCTTTACTGTAGCCACAGGAGCTGCTCACTGGGAG GTGTTACTACGTGCCCGGGCAATTGAGACCCAGTGCTTCGTCCTGGCAGCGGCACAAGTTGGACGCCACCACGAGAAGCGCTCGTCATACGGACACGCCCTGGCCGTGGACCCCTGGGGCGAGGTGCTGGGTGACTGCGGGGAGGAGAAGCCAGGTTTGGTGCTTGTGGAGGTGGACCTGGGGAAAGTTAGAAGCACAAGGAGGAACATGCCGGTccagcagcactgcagagaCAATGCCTTCTACCGCAGCCTGCCTCAAACCTGA